The Patescibacteria group bacterium DNA segment CTACCGGCAGGCAGGCGGTATAAGGGCGAAAGATGGTCAACAAAATAAAGGTGTTGCTTCTCTTTGTCCGAAAACTACGCTTTTAAACGCACTCACCCCGCACATGCGGGGTGGTTTATCTGGTTAAAATGAAAAACGCCCTTGTATCTCGGGGGCGTTTTTTGGTTGGATGTTATTTGTAGACGTTGACCGTGGCGTGCGGCGGTAGTTTGCGGGTGTCGACGTGCGACCATTGCAGCATTTCGGGATTGGCGGAGACCAAGCGATCCCAGCATTTGCCGCAGACCATTTTTGCCTGATCTCGGGATAGCATCTGTGTTTCATCGACGTAAAATACAGAGCGCTGTTCGTCCAGCTCATTGCCTTTTGCGCCGGTGCAGCGTTCGCCTTCATCACAGTGCTGGTGTTCCCAGGCGCACAAATGATGCATGTGTGTGATGATTTCGAGCGGAACGGTTACGAGCTCCACCGGTTCGGCGATGACCACGGGAGCGTCGGCTTTTGGTTCTTTGTCGAATTTGCCGCGCGGTCGCATTTCGATTTTGTCGTTCACTAGGCGCAGCTCAACCCAGTCAAAAGTCGCTTGAAATTCTTTTGGCAACTTTTCGACCTGAAGCAATGTTGGATGAACGAAAGCTTCGTTCAGATCATTAGGGGCAAGGCAGAGCTCTTTTCCCGATTGACCTTCCATATAGATTTGTTCGATCCGGCTATGAAAGACTCGACTGCCATCCGGACCAAAAACTTCTTTGGTTAGAGGGCGGACCGGGAAAAAACTTCCCATTACAACTGGCATAATATCTTCCTCCCGCGGTTGCTTGTTGGATGAAAAAAGCTAAGATTTGTCTCAACCTTAGTAAGGATACTGGTTTTTGTCAATATTACCGAGGATTATAAAAAGCACCCCATTTTTTGGGGCGCTTTTTAAGTTTTTAAAAAAGATCAGATTATTTTCTGACCAATTTTGGGGAAACGATTGCCAAATAAATGGCTGCTAGTCCGACGATGATGTAAACGATACGGGCGAGTACTGACATGGCGCCAAAGATAAGAGCGACCAGGTCTAGGTCGAACAGTCCGACTAATCCCCAGTTTAGACCGCCGATGATCGCCAAAATCAAGGCAATCCAGTCTAAAGTTTTTAATTTGTTCATATTTTTCAAGGTTTTTGTTTGTTTATTAAAACTCGACCTTGCTGGCATTATTATATCATTTTTATTACTTTAAAGTAACTGTATGAGCCAGGTGTTCGTCTTGGTGCTGGCACTTTTTTATTATTTATAGTAACGTACTATACTAGTCGTATGGATAATAGCAATGATAAAAATTTAGTAATTCAGTATTTAGGCGGTGCCGAAAAATCGCTTGACGTTTTGGTTAAAGAGTATATGGGACCGATTTATGGTTTTATTTATCAATATGTCGGGAATCATCATGATGCCGAGGATGTAGCCCAAGAAGTGTTTTTGCGTGTCTGGAAAAATATCAGAAAGTTTGACTTGGAAAAAAGTTTTAAAACTTGGATTTTTAGTATTGCCAAAAACGCGGCAATTGATTTTTTGCGCAAGAAAAAAAATATCAATTTTTCGGCTTTCGATGACGAAGATGGCGATAATTATCTGGAAAAAACCTTGGTTGATCCTGAGCCGTTAGCCGATGAAATTTTTGATAGAGCCGATCTCGCCGACGTGGTTAACAGATCTTTTGACGACTTATCTGCCAAGCAGCGCGTTGTTTTGTCGCTTTATTATCAGCAACAGTTTACCTTTGCCGAAATATCAGAAATGCTTGGCGAATCAGTTAACACGGTAAAAAGTCGGCACCATCGCGCTTTAGCTGTTTTGCGCAAGAAATTTTCTTAATTTGAACAAAAAATTTATACAATGCACCCAAAATACTATTGGGTTCGTATTAATATATAGACACAAAACTATGACACAAGACTATCAAAAATTGTTCCATTACTTGCGGTCGGTTAGCCCAAGAGAGGGCTTTGCCGATGAAGTGATTTTGCGACTGCATAGCAAAAGGAGGATTTTGGCGATTCGTCAGCGGATAGCTATTTTTGGCGTTGCTGTTAGTTTGTCTGCCGTGGCTTTAGTTTATGCTGCTAAGCTTTTTATTTCCGGTATCTACCAAACTGGATTTGCTCAATTTTTCTCGTTGGTTTTTTCCGACTTTGGGACGGTGGTTTTGTCTTGGCAGAGTTTTGCCATGACGCTGCTTGAGTCTTTACCAATATTACAACTGGTAGCACTTTTTGTTTCCGTGTTACTCTTTTTGGAGTTTATCCGGTTGTTGGCGCGTGATGTCAGATTTATTTCTCAATCAACAATTTAATTATTAATATTTAATAAAAATATGGATATCGGAAAAATTTTTCAATCAAAAAGTCTAAAAATAACTCTTTGGGTCATTGGCGGACTTGTTATCGCTTTGCTGATTTTTCAGGCAGGAATGTTTGTTGGTTTTCGTAAAGCCGAATTTTCTCGTCAGTGGGGAGAAAATTATCATCGTAACTTCGCTGGACCACGCGGAGGTTTTATGGAAGACGTGATAGGTCGTGATTTTATTGACTCGCATGGCGTGATCGGTCAGATAGCCAAAATTGACGGTTCAAACTTGATTATTAAAGGAAATGATAATGTGGAAAAAATAATTTTGGTAACCGACAAAACCGATATCAGGTTTTTGCGGGACGCGATTAAAGTTAGTGATTTAAAAATCGATGACAATATCGTGGTGATCGGTTCGCCCAACGATGCCGGGCAGATCGAGGCACGTTTAATTCGGGTAATGCCGCTTTTGCCTCAAGGCAACAGTGGTAAACCATTGCCACCACCACAAGAAATGTCAGTTAAATAAATAATATGCTGCAAAAAATTTACAAATGGATCTTTAGCCACAAAATCATCGTTGCGGTAGTTGTTATCATTATCGTTGTTGGCGGTTATTATTGGTATGGTTTGAGCGGTAAAAGCAGCCAAACTTCTTATGTTCTAACAACCGTTCAAAAAGGAACGATAGTAACGGCGGTTTCCGGCAGCGGACAAGTATCTGTTTCTAGTCAGGTTGATTTGAGTTTTAAGGCTTCTGATGATGTCGTGTCTGTCA contains these protein-coding regions:
- a CDS encoding DUF378 domain-containing protein encodes the protein MNKLKTLDWIALILAIIGGLNWGLVGLFDLDLVALIFGAMSVLARIVYIIVGLAAIYLAIVSPKLVRK
- a CDS encoding sigma-70 family RNA polymerase sigma factor translates to MDNSNDKNLVIQYLGGAEKSLDVLVKEYMGPIYGFIYQYVGNHHDAEDVAQEVFLRVWKNIRKFDLEKSFKTWIFSIAKNAAIDFLRKKKNINFSAFDDEDGDNYLEKTLVDPEPLADEIFDRADLADVVNRSFDDLSAKQRVVLSLYYQQQFTFAEISEMLGESVNTVKSRHHRALAVLRKKFS